A portion of the Bufo gargarizans isolate SCDJY-AF-19 chromosome 7, ASM1485885v1, whole genome shotgun sequence genome contains these proteins:
- the MGAT3 gene encoding beta-1,4-mannosyl-glycoprotein 4-beta-N-acetylglucosaminyltransferase has translation MKMRWHKMFLLLCMAGLCLISVLHFLKALSYVSLSKDLVSLSPNFISGFFWESRPLIPQHIERTDDGTQFLRTPGYYRPPEAAIHQPRPPPSGHSQGVSTDELHLKELILQEDTTEYFVRTKSGGLCFKTGTKSLDRLPSEKPERSSQRKVSPSISRQSQQQIQKRRKWVECVCLPGWHGPSCGVPTVVQHSNLPTKDRLTPRLKPRRVVNAININHEFDLLEARFRELEGAVDVFLICESNFTAYGEPRPLIFRQMLLNGTFDYIKSKVVYVFLDHFPEGGKQDGWIADDYLRTFLTHNGISRLRNLRDDDLFIIDDADEIPSREGVLFLKLYDGWTEPIAFHMRKSLYGFFWKQPGTLEVISGCTIGMLRTVYGTDGIRLRRREYYTMPNFRQYENKTGHILVQWSVGSPLHFAGWHCSWCFPPEGIHFKLISAQNGDFPRWGDYEDKRDLNYIRWLIKTGGWFDGTKQEYPAADPHEHMYAPKCIMENPQRFGYLIKNPYS, from the coding sequence ATGAAGATGAGGTGGCACAAGATGTTCCTGCTCCTTTGCATGGCTGGACTTTGCTTAATCTCGGTTCTCCACTTTCTGAAAGCCCTGTCATATGTTTCACTGTCAAAGGACTTGGTCTCTCTTAGTCCCAATTTTATTTCTGGCTTCTTTTGGGAGTCCCGGCCTTTGATACCTCAACACATAGAAAGGACAGATGATGGCACCCAGTTTCTACGCACTCCTGGCTACTATCGACCACCTGAGGCTGCTATTCATCAACCTAGGCCTCCTCCTTCAGGGCACAGTCAAGGCGTTAGCACAGATGAATTGCACCTAAAGGAATTAATTCTACAGGAAGATACAACAGAGTATTTTGTGAGAACTAAATCTGGTGGTTTATGTTTCAAAACAGGAACAAAGTCACTAGACCGCTTGCCTTCTGAGAAACCAGAACGGTCCTCTCAACGTAAGGTATCTCCTAGTATTTCTCGTCAGTCACAGCAGCAAATACAGAAACGGAGGAAATGGGTGGAATGTGTTTGTTTACCAGGCTGGCATGGACCTAGTTGTGGGGTACCAACAGTTGTCCAGCACTCCAATCTGCCCACAAAGGATCGATTAACACCACGATTGAAACCACGTCGTGTTGTCAACGCCATCAATATTAATCACGAGTTTGATCTGTTGGAGGCACGTTTCCGGGAGCTGGAGGGGGCTGTGGATGTTTTCTTAATATGTGAATCAAACTTTACAGCATATGGGGAGCCACGTCCCCTCATATTCCGCCAAATGCTTCTTAATGGAACGTTTGACTACATTAAATCCAAAGTGGTCTATGTATTCCTGGACCATTTTCCTGAAGGTGGGAAACAAGACGGGTGGATAGCCGATGATTATCTGCGGACATTTTTGACTCACAATGGGATTAGTCGTCTGCGCAACTTGCGAGATGATGATCTTTTCATTATAGACGATGCAGATGAGATTCCCAGCAGGGAAGGAGTGCTCTTTCTTAAGCTTTATGATGGGTGGACGGAGCCCATTGCTTTTCATATGCGCAAATCGCTCTATGGCTTCTTTTGGAAACAGCCAGGGACCTTGGAAGTGATTTCTGGTTGTACCATTGGAATGCTTCGTACTGTATATGGCACAGACGGTATCCGCCTGCGCCGACGGGAGTATTACACTATGCCCAACTTCcgtcaatatgaaaataaaactgGTCACATTTTGGTTCAGTGGTCTGTGGGCAGCCCTTTACACTTTGCTGGCTGGCACTGCTCCTGGTGCTTCCCTCCAGAAGGAATTCATTTTAAGCTGATCTCTGCACAGAATGGGGATTTTCCACGATGGGGTGACTATGAAGACAAAAGAGACCTAAACTACATCAGGTGGCTTATAAAGACTGGGGGTTGGTTCGATGGAACCAAGCAAGAGTACCCAGCAGCCGACCCCCATGAGCACATGTATGCTCCTAAATGTATCATGGAAAACCCCCAACGATTTGGCTACTTAATTAAAAATCCATATAGCTGA